One Exiguobacterium sp. BMC-KP genomic window, TTCGCTAAGATCTCTTGCTCGCCTTGGAGTTTGTCCTGGTATTTCTGGACCGCTGTTCCGGCAGTCAACAAGAAGATTTTCTTCATCATTGCGAGTAAGTGACGTTCGCGATCGAGTGGTGCTGTTCCGATTTCTGTTGGCATGAAGCTCATCACTTCTTGTTGCAGACGTTGTGCTTCCGCAAGCAACGGCAACTCGCCTTTCATCGCTTTCTTCAACAATGTTCCCGGTACGAGGAGACGGTTGATTTCGTTCGTTCCTTCAAAGATTCGGTTGATCCGTGAATCGCGGTACATGTTCTCGACTTCATATTCTGCCATGAAGCCGTAACCACCGTGAATCTGAACTGCTTCGTCGATAACGTAATCAAATGTTTCCGAAGCAAAGACTTTGTTCATCGAGCATTCAATCGCATACTCAGCAATCGCATCGGCGATTTTCTTACCGTCTTTGCTCTCTTCTTCTGACAGCTGATCAAGGCTATCTTGGAACAGACCACCTGTCCGGTAAACTGAACTTTCCATCGCATACGTCTGTGCTGCCATCGTCGCGAGTTTTTCTTGAATCAATGGGAACGAGCTGATCGGTGTTTTGAACTGCTTGCGTTCGTTTGAGTACTGGACTGCGAGATCAATTGCTCGTTTCGACGAACCGACAGCACCAACAGCTAATTTATAACGACCGACGTTCAAGATGTTAAAGGCGATGACGTGACCGCGTCCAATCTCACCGAGGACGTTATCGACTGGTACTTCTGCGTCTTGTAAAATCAATGTCCGTGTTGATGATCCTTTGATCCCCATCTTCTGCTCCTCGACACCTGTCGAGACGCCTGGATATGATCCTTCGACGAGGAAGGCTGTGAACTTGTCACCGTCGATTTTTGCGTAGACGACGAACAAGCTTGCGAAACCAGCGTTCGTGATCCATTGTTTTTCACCGTTTAGGATGTAGTGCGTTCCTGCTTCATTCAAGACAGCCGTCGTTTTAGCACCGAGTGCATCCGAACCAGAGCCTGGCTCTGTCAATGCGTACGAAGCGATCCACTCCCCTGAAGCGAGTTTCGGCAAGTATTTATGCTTTTGCTCTTCGTTACCGAAGAAGACGATCGGCAACGAACCGATTCCGACGTGTGCGCCGTAGCTGAGGGCGAATGAACGACCGCGCGCGAACTTCTCCGTGATGATCGAAGACGAGATCTTATCCATCTGATAGCCGCCATATGCTTCCGGAACGTCTGCGCCGAGTAAACCAAGCTCGCCTGCTTCACGGAGTAGACCGACCGATAGTTCGAACTCGTGTTTTTCGATCCGGTCCAAGACAGGAACGACACGATCTTCGACGAACTTCGCTGTCATATCACCGACCATTTTGTGTTCTTCCGAGAAATCCTCTGGTGTGAAGAGACGTTCTGGTGCTAACTCATCTAATACAAAACTGCCACCTTTGATTAATTCGTTTGTCGTTTGGCTCATTGTCCTGTTCCTCCTTCAACTAGTTCGAATACACCTGCTGCGCCCATTCCGCCACCGATACACATCGAGACGACACCATACTGGACATTCCGGCGTTTCATTTCATGCAAGAGCGTTAATGTCAATTTCGTTCCTGTACAACCGAGTGGGTGACCGAGGGCGATCGCTCCACCGTTGACGTTGACAATGTCTTCGTTTAGTCCAAGCTCACGGATGACTCCGAGCGACTGCGAAGCGAACGCTTCGTTCAACTCGATCAAACCGACGTCCTCAAGCGTGATACCTGCGAGTTCGAGTGCCTTTGGAATCGCGACGACTGGTCCGATCCCCATGACTTCCGGACGGACACCACCGACTGCGAACGATTTGAACTTGCCGAGAATCGGTAAGCCTTGGCGTTCTGCCTCTTCCCGTTCCATGACGAGGACGGCAGCGGCACCATCTGACGTCTGCGAAGAGTTCCCTGCTGTGACGCTACCGCCGAGACGGAACGCTGGGCGAAGTTTCGCAAGACCTTCAGGTGACGAATCCGGACGAACGCCTTCATCGTGCTCGACGACAAATGTCTTCTCTTCGATTTTCAGTTCATCATTGACGAATTGTTCCGTCACTGTCACCGGGACGATTTCGTCAGCAAACTTACCAGCTGCGATTGCTGCTGCTGCCTTTTGGTGACTCTTTAGTGCAAAGGCATCTTGATCTTCTCGTGAGACATTGTAGGTTGCAGCGACTTGCTCCGCTGTATGCCCCATGCTCATGTAGTACTCCGGTGCCGTATCAACGATCGACGGATTAGGTCGGACGACGTGACCGGGCATCGGGACTTGACTCATCGATTCGAGGCCACCAGCGACGACAGCAGTTGCTTGCCCCGTCATGATTTTCATTGCCGCGTCAGCAATCGATTGTAAACCACTTGAGCAATACCGATTGATCGTGATCGCCGGTACCTCGTGTGATAATCCACCGAGGACTGAAGCGTACCGGGCGATGTTCATCCCCTGCTCTGCTTCTGGTAAGGCACATCCGAGGATGACGTCATCAACCGCTCCCGTGTAACCGGACCGTTTCAACGTTTCCTGGATGGCGATGCCTGCTAATTCATCCGAGCGTATTGACTTGAATGCGCCCTTTTTTGCTTTTCCGACCGGTGTCCGTGCACCAGCGACGATTACTGCTTCTTTCATCCGAATCCCCCCAGTCCTCAGTTACGAAGCGGCTTGCCTTTGACGAGCATGTGCTGCATCCGTTGTTGTGTCTTCATCTCACCGATCAGGCTCAAGAAGGCTTCCCGTTCGATGTCGAGCATATATTGTTCATCGACGTGGCTACCGAATGCGACGTTCCCACCGGCGATGACGTGTGCGAGTTTACTGGCGATTTTCAAGTCATGCTCTGAGATATAACCGCCGTAGAACATTTCGCGTGTCGCGAGTTCAAGCGTCGCTTTCCCTGCACGACCGACGACCGGAATCTTCGCTTTCGCTGGTGCTGTGTAGCCAGTCCGATCGAGTTCCAAGACAAGTTGTTTTGCATCATACGTCAAGTGATCGCGGTTCATCGAGATTTGATCAACGGAGCGGACATATCCGAGTTCGCGTGCTTCAAAGGCTGATTTTGAGACTTTTGCCATCGCGACGTTTTCAAATGTCTTTTGCGCTGCTTTCTCGATGTTGACGAGTCCGTCTGGTGTGTTTTCTAACAGTCGACGATACGTGTTGACGTTTCCGCCGCCTCCTGGAATCAGACCGACACCGACTTCGACGAGACCCATGTACGTTTCCAGACCAGCTTGCAGACGAGCTGCCGGAAGCGAGATCTCGGTACCACCACCAAGCGTCATTCCTTGTGGTGCAGTGACGATTGGACGCGATGCGTAACGAATCTTTTGAATCGATTGTTGGAATTTGTTGATGATCCAGTCGAGTTCGAACCAGTTCTCATCTTCTGCTTCCATCAGCATCATCGCTAAGTTCGCACCGACACAGAAGTTTTTGCCATCGTTTGCGATGACGAGACCACGGTGGTTTTTCTCGACGAGATCGACTGACTGTTCGATCATCTGCATGATGTCGACACCGATTGCATTGCTCTTCGATGTGAACTCAAGGACCGCGACATCGTCTCCGATATCAAGCAAGCGTGCTCCGTTATTCTCTAGTAAGACACCGTTTGATTTTCGGACGTCACGGAGGCGGATTTCCTTCGGATTGACCGTCGCTCCGACGTAATCTTTCGTTGCAACGTCATAATGGCGACCCGATGCATCATAGAAACTCGTCTTCCCTGCTGCGAGCATCTCATCGACCCATGTCGGTACTTCGTAATCGTCTTGTTTCATCTTCGCGACTGTTTTCTCGACGCCAAGTGTATCCCATGTCTCAAACGGTCCCATCTTCCAGCCGAAGCCCCATTTCATTGCTTCGTCGATCGCTTTGATGTCGTCTGCGATCTCACCCGTCAGTTGTGCCGAATAAAGCAATGTTTTCGCGTGAATTGGCCAGAGTAACGCACCGACACGATCTTGCGCGAAGACGACAGCCTTCAGTTTATTTTTTGCGCCCGGAAGTGCTTTTGCTTGTCCGATCGACGGTTCAGTAAGCGCTTTCTTTTCAACGTACTCAAATGTCTCAAGATCAAGTTCAAGGATCTGTTTTCCAACTTTTTTATAGAATCCTTGCCCCGTCTTTGCACCGAGCGATCCTTGTTCGACAAGGCGACGCATCTCAGTCGGAACTGCAAATGTCTCCTTCTCCTCGCCTTCAGGCAATAAGTCGTAAACGTTGTTCGCGACGTGGACGAACGTGTCGATGCCGACGACGTCGAGTGTCCGGAACGTCGCTGAGCCTGGACGTCCGAGTAATGGACCTGTGACGGAATCGACCTCCCCGATCGAATAGCCACCCTTTTTCATCTCATCCATCGTCACGAGGAGACCGTATGTCCCGATCCGGTTGCCAATGAAGTTCGGTGTGTCCTTCGCGATGACGACACCTTTTCCGAGTCGTTCTTCTGCGAATTGTTTCATGAAGTCGACGACACTTGGATCCGTGTCTGACGTTGGAATCAACTCGAGTAACTTCAGATAACGTGGTGGGTTAAAGAAGTGTGTCCCGAGGAAACGACGGTTGAACGATTCCGAGCGCCCTTCGCGCATCGCCTCGATCGAGATGCCCGATGTGTTCGAACTGACGATTGCGTCTTCCCGAATGAACGGTTCGATTGTTGCGAACAATTGCTGTTTGACATCGAGTCGTTCGACGACGACTTCAACGATCCAGTCCGCTTCTTTCAAACGCTCTAAGTCGTCTTCTAAGTTTCCGACCTCGATGAAGTCGATCAATTTCTTCGATGCCAGTGGTGCTGGATTTTGTTTCAAGAGCTTTTCGCGGTTATCGCGCGCGATGCGGGAACGGACGCGCGGATCACTCAGCGTCAAACCCTGCTTCTCTTCTTGTGCCGTAAGTTCTTTTGGTACGATATCAAGCATCAATGTCCGTATGCCAGCATTCGCAAGATGTGCCGCGATGCCTGCACCCATCACCCCTGAACCGATGATGACGGCGAATTGGATGTGTTTCGTCAACTGTATTGTGGTCGGCTGACCGATTTGACTCGCCATGATATACCCCCTGAGTTTAAATTGAATGAACAACCATTCATTATACTGACAAAAAAAGAAGCCAATCGGTTTTCGTTTGCTTCTTCTACATCTTCATCATAAATGAATAATGATTCAGTAGCAATAAAAAATCAGTCAATGGACAAATTTTCCTGTTAGACTGATATAAAGGGGTGGTTGAAAATGAGTCAAACTGAGCACGTATGGAATCAAAAAGCCGCTGACTGGGCGGAGCGCGCTGATGATATGTGGACGAATGGCAGCCGCAAAACCGTTTTACCGTTCTTACGAAAAATGATCACCGGTGGTCGGTTGCTTGATCTCGGTTGTGGCGATGGTGCCGCCTGTCGACTACTGACACCGGACTTTCAAACAGTCGGACTCGATGTCTCTGACGAGATGATTCGAATTGCACGTCAGAAATCACCCGAGCAGACGTTCATCGTCGGAACGGGCGAAGCATTACCGTTCGGCGATTATGCATTTGACGTCGTTCTTGCCGTCAATTCACTCGAATGGTCGACACGTCCCGTCCAGGTGTTACAAGAAATTGAACGCGTCGCCCCACTTGTCGTCATCAGTCTACTCGGTCCGACAGCCGCACCACGGCAACTTGCTTATCGTCGTCTCTATGGCGAAGAAGTCGCGATGGGGAATACGATGATGCCGTGGGAATTGCTGCAGCTAGCAAAAGAACGCGGCTGGACGTTACTTGATGAAGCAGTCATCCAAAAAGAAGGAGCCGTCATAACGGGGCATCGATTACTTGATCAAGCCCATGCTTTCTCATGTTTATTCGCTTTTCAGACGACGGCTGTAAGGGAGCGATAAATATGTCATATAGTCGTTTTTTCACTTCAATTTTAGGTGTGATTTCCATTTTCTTTTTATTTTACGTACAAGATCTTGGTATTTTCGAAAAGTGGCAATTCTATATTTTCTTCATGGTTATATTCGTTGGTACACAGGCCTTAGGAGAACGGGTATTATTTCGTCGATTTGAAGAAAAGCGATTCCATCCACAGACAGCGGTTTTATTGGTGGCACTATTATTTGTTGGAATTTTTATTGCGGCGAATGTTTTGTATCCTTGATATAAATCAATCCGTACTACAACGTTGCTAACCTCACTGTCTTCTCCCCCGCTTTCCTCAGGCGAGACACAAGCCATTCTTCCTCATCTTTCGGATGATGAATCCGGGTCTTGTTTGTCTCTGACAGCGCGATAAAAACACCGCGCTTTTTCCTGTAGGAGTCGGGTGAAGACATGTGAGGAGAATGCAATCATTTGTTATCCAAAGAACTCAAAAGCGATCGATTTCCGTCAATGGAATCGATCGCTTTTAAGTTTGGTTCATCTAGGACGAACCAGGCATCTTCGACTTCTGCAGGAAAAGGAAGCATGAATCATGCTTCCGTCAGGGAATAGGAAGACCCGGCAAATCGTATGGAATGCGAGATGCCGCGGCTTACTTCCCGCCTGAGGAAAGCGAAGATGCTGGAGACGTCCGTCACACTATGACTAATCATTCTTCGTGCGTTCGCTGATACACTTTCCTTAACCAATCCTCTACCTGTTTACTTCCTGTCCGTTCTTCCCATATCAATCGGAAATAGAGTGTCTGCAGCATCTGCTTGACGTTACGATATGTCGTCCACTCTGTATCGCCCCATGTCACATCACTCTCAAGCCACTTCTTCACCTTCTTCTGTTCGATTCGTTGTAATAAGATATCTTCTGACAGTCCATGACGACAAGCTTGCAACCATGCCGTTACCATCCGGTCCGCTTCTTCATCGACATAGAGATAATCGGACCGCGTCAACTGACGAATCATCGCATCAATCGCTCCGAGCTCCTCCTGCGGACGACTCGCTGGGTGCGTAAACCAAACTGCATAAACATCGGCGATATGTGCCATGCTGTGTGCCCACCCCATTCCGTCAATGAATCCACGGACATCCTTTTCTTGCTCCAGATAAGTTTGTAAGTAAGTAGACAGCCGATCCAACTGACTTTTCGTCATTAAGTGTCGGGTTTTGTCCATCACTAACAATTCAGCGAGTGCTAATGCTGAAAATGATCGCGTCAGAACAGCTGTTGTGTCCGCTGTTCCCATTCTATACATCAATCCATGCCCGCTTAAAATAAAATCGAAAATTCGATTGGTGTCTTCTATCGTAAATGACTCTGATGCGATGTAGGTCGCTAACTGCGGATAGATCAATCCATCTCGTAACTCAGAATCTGTCGAACCGATATGTAGAAGGAACTCATCGAGTAAGGCAGGCGTTACACGCGCGTCTTGTTGTAGCAGTTCCTTGAATTCTTGTTCTGTTCGCACTATTTTGTCCTTCCCTTCCTGAATCAAAAAAGACGATGCAGCGCTGCATCGTCTTCTCTACTTATCCTTTGACCATTCCTTTGAGAACGAAGGCAACGTTTGCCGGTCGTTCTGCTAAACGGCGCATGAAGTAACCGTACCAGTCGCGTCCATAAGGAACGTAGACACGGACTTTATAGCCTTGTTTGACGAGTTCGAGTTGACGCTCGACCCGGATGCCGAATAACATCTGGAATTCGAACTGGTCTTTTTCGATCCCGTTTTCTTTAGCGTAACGGATGATTTGCTCAATCATCGCATCGTCATGCGTTGCGACGGCAGCATAGTTTCCGAGTGATAATTGTAACTTCACGAGCTTGATGTAGTTGTGGTCGACGTCTTCTTTTTCTGGGAACGCGACCGTTGCTGGCTCTTTGTACGCCCCTTTGACGATCCGGAGATTCGTCTCGAAGCGACCGACACGTTTGATATCATCTTCCGACCGGTAGAGGTATGACTGGATGACCGTGCCGATGTTATCGAAAGATTGGCGCAATTCTTCAAACAATTGAATCGTCTTTTCACAACGTGGCTCATCTTCCATATCGATCGTGACGAAGACACCGAGTTCTTTCGCCCGTGTTAAGATCCGCTCCATGTTCGAACGAATCAAGTCGTCCGAGATATCGAGTCCGAGTGATGTCAGTTTCAACGAGAGTTGCGAGTCTAATTTTTCTTCCGCAATCATCTCAACCGCACGAATACATTCTTGTGTCATCATCTCTGCTTCCGCCACCGTCGAGATGAACTCCCCTAAATGGTCCATCGTGACGCATAATCCTTTTGCGTTCAATTCCTGGATCGCCCGTTTTGATGCTTCCAATGAATCCCCTGCCACGAAGCGACTTGCTCCGAATTTAAGCCCGTATCGCTTGGCGAGACCGTTCAATGTCTTGTTTTGCGATAAGAAGATAAAACCATCCCGTAGTACTTTTTCCATCACTCATGATTCCCCCTAAATAAATGCTAGGCTGTTTTACCGTATCGGTTCACATCTCTGCACTCATATTATGCCATAAAGCGCTTACATACGCTCTTTATTTCGTTTATTTTTGAGAATCCGTTGGGCAACAAGTCCTACGGCAAAGAATAAGACATACAATCCGATGGCAACGAAAAATTTCCAGGAGAATGGATCACGCAGACTTGAACCAATATTGTTGTAAACGAACGCACCAGGAATGATCCCAATGTAGTTGGCGATCGCGAACTGTTTGAAGCGGATTTTCGAGAGACCCGATGCGTAGCTGATCGCGTCAAACGGAAACAACGGGATCAACCGGACGACTAAGACAACGAGAAAGCCATTCGTCGCAATCCGGTCGTCAAGCACGTTCAGCTTTCCTTTGCCGATTAACTTTTCGACCCCACGCCGACCGAGCAAGCGGGCAATCCAAAAGCTGAGCAAGCCACCAGTACCGGCGCCAATGACGTCGAGTAATGTACCGAGCCATGGACCATACGTATAACCGCCAAAGACGGTCAACAGACTCGCTGGGAAAAAGACGAGTGGTCGGACGGTATAAGCAAGCACATAAAGCAACATACCAGTCAGACCTTGATCCCGTACCCAATCGGACAACGCTTGAATGTCGAATTGCTCCAGCATTCCAGACATCCGGAAGTACAGGAGCAATCCAAGACCAAACATAAAATACAGCGTGATCGGGAGCCAGTCCCGTATGCGCAGTTTCTTCATGACATCGTCGCCGGAGCAACGTAATAGAAAATCGATAGGAAAATTAAGACACTGCCGGCAAGGACGAACAAATGCCAGATCGCGTGGTTATATGGCAACCGTGCCCAGACGTAGAAGATGACACCGAGAGAATACGCGAGTCCGCCACCGAGGAGGAGTAAGAATCCTTGTAACCCGAGTGCTTCATAAATCGGCTTGATCGCAAACAGACAGCACCAGCCGAGAATCAGATAAGACGCATTCGAGATCCAAACGTACTTACCTGTCGAATAGAGCTTCCAGATGATGCCGAGTGTTCCGACACCCCAGACGATTCCAAGCAACGTCCAGCCGAGCGGACCACGGAGCGTGATCAAGGCGAACGGTGTATAACTACCGGCAATCAAGAGATAGATACCAGCATGATCTAAAATTTGCAAGACTTTATTCGCTCTCGTGTGCATCAATGAATGCATCAACGTCGAGAACAGATAGAGCAGAATCATCGTCGCCCCGAAGATACTGACGGCAGTGACGTTCCAAGCGCTACCGGATTTCGTCGCCTGCAGGATCAACATCACGAGCGCAACGATACTGAAGATGACACCGAGACCATGCGTGATGGCACTAGCGATTTCCTCTTTCAAGGAATCACCTTTTGCGAGCAGCTCTTCGATCGTTTCCTTGGATTGTTGCTTGATTGTTTGCTTGATTTCTTTTTTCGTAACCAACCGAACACCTACTTTCTAAAAACAAAGAACTATGCTTTTGATTATACGCCCTCATGCGACAGCGTGCCTATCGAAAGATTCTGTCGATTTGATGACATCTGTCATCTGATTGTCTTTTCCCGCTCATACAAAAATCCACACCGCTTAAGCGATGTGGATTTCGTTTACCACTTTTCAATATCTGGGCGGTCCTTGAACGTCGATTTTGTTCCGTGACGTTCATTGAGGACGGCTTCGACTTCTTTGAAGGAGACACCACGGTCAGCAAGCAAGACCGTTAAGTGATACAACAAGTCTGCTGTCTCTTCTGCTAATGTATCGTCGCCAGCAAGGACGACTTCAAACGCCTCTTCGCCAAATTTCTTCGCAATCTTCTCGTACCCAGAAGCAATCAAATAGTTCGTATAGGACTCTGCTTCCTTCGCCTCAATCTTCGCTTTGACGGTCTGTTCCAGTTCGTATAACATCGGGCACCTCCACTTCCGTATAGAAACAACTGCGATTTCCGGTATGGCATGTTGGACCGTTCGCTTTGACCGTGATCAAGAGACTATCTTGATCACAATCGATCCACATCCGTTTGAGTTCAAGCGTGTTCCCGCTTGTCTCGCCTTTCGTCCAGAGACGATTCTTCGTCCGCGAGAAGAAGGTGACGAGACCGGTCGCAAGCGTCTTATCGTAAGCCGCTTGGTCCATGAACCCGACCATCAAGACATCGTTCGTCTGCTCGTCGACGACGACGGCAGCGACGAGTCCTTTTGAAAAATTCAATGTCGTCATCGGACTTCGACTCCCCGTTCTTTGAGGTAGGCTTTCGTTTCCGGCATCGTGTACGTCGCTTCATGGAAAATCGAAGCAGCTAGAGCCGCGTCAGCCCCTGCCTCTAGTCCTTCCGCTAAGTGATCGAGTGTTCCGACCCCACCGGAAGCAATGATCGGCACGTTGACGACTTCACGCAGACGACGGATCAAGGCGAGATCATAGCCGTCTTTTGTGCCGTCAGCATCCATTGAAGTGACGAGTAATTCACCGGCACCCAGGGCAACGGCTTCCTGTGCCCACTCGATTACGTCACGTCCGACGGGTTGTGTGCCACCGTGCGAGAAGACACCCCACGAATCACCGGTCTGTTTCGCATCGATCGCGACGACCGTCGCTTGGACACCAAACAAGCGGCTGACTTCTTGAATCAGTTGTGGGTTTTGAAGCGCTGACGAGTTGAGTGATACTTTATCGGCACCGGCACGAATCAACCGTTTTGCGTCTTCAATCGTCTTGATTCCGCCACCGACCGTAAACGGCATATAGATGACTTCTGCGACGCGTTCGACGATATCAAGCATCGTCTCCCGCCCTTCTTGCGTTGCTGAAATATCGAGCAGGACGAGTTCGTCGGCCCCTTGTTCGTAATAGTATTTCGCGACGGCGACTGGGTCCCCAAGATCACGTAAGTTCTGGAATTTGACCCCTTTGACGACACGTCCTTCTTTGACGTCAAGACAGGGAATGATCCGTTTCATCAACATACGCGTAACACCTCTTTTAAGGCAAGTGATCCGTCAAGTAAGGCCCGACCGACTACTGCTCCGTCCATCCCGATCTCTTTGAGACGCGCAACGTCGTCAACTGTCGTCACACCACCGGAAGCGATCAATTCGACCCCTTCACGTTTTAAACGATCAAGTCCATCAACGTCCGGTCCCATCATCATTCCGTCACGCGAAATGTCCGTATAGAGGAACGTCTTGATGCCTTTACCGATCAAGTGCGTCATCGCCTCTTCGAGCGTCCAACCGCTCGCTTCGAGCCAGCCGCGTGTCTGAACGATGCCTTCTTTTGCATCTAACGCAACAGCTAGTTTATCACCAGCGAGGGCGATCATCTGCTCGAGTAATGCCTCATCTTCAAGGGCGACCGTCCCGACGAGAATCCGGTCGATTCCGGCACCGACGTATGCTTCGACGGTCTCGATATTGCGGACACCACCACCCGCTTCAACGAACAAACCGGTCTCTTTTTTAATGTCGGCGATTAAGCTCAAATGTAACGGTTCGCCGGCTTTCGCACCGTCGAGATCGATCAAGTGAATCGCAGTCGCCCCGTCTTCCTTGAAGCGCTTCGCGATTGTCAACGCATCACCGAAGAATGTCTGTTGGTCAAAATCTCCTTGCTTCAGGCGTACCGCCTGTCCGCTCATTAAATCGATTGCTGGGTAGAGTTGCATGTCGTCTCTCTCCATTCCTTCAGTAGTTTCAGTCCGACTTCGCCACTCTTTTCCGGGTGGAACTGCATCCCCGTGACTTGTCCTTTTTGAACGATTGCCGGAACGAGACGTCCGTATTCAACCGCGTCGACGATCCATTCTGGATCACAGACGGCACCGTACGAGTGCACGAAATAGACGGCTTCGCCGTGGTTCGTCAGTTGGTGCCACCCCATATGTGGTAAGCGGACGTCGCTCGGTAGTTTTTCAATCGTTCCCGGTAAGATTCCGAGTCCTTCCGTCAGTCCATCTTCGTCACTTGATTCAAAGAGTAACTGCATTCCGAGACAAATCCCGAGGAATGGTTTCTTTTCGGCTTGTTCTTTTAAGAAGTCGACGAGTCCCGTTTCCTTTAGGCGCTCCATTGCCGGTGCATAGGCACCGACACCCGGTAAGACGAGTGCTTCTGCTTGGTCGAGCAACTCTGTGTCACTCGTGACGAT contains:
- the hisF gene encoding imidazole glycerol phosphate synthase subunit HisF; the protein is MLMKRIIPCLDVKEGRVVKGVKFQNLRDLGDPVAVAKYYYEQGADELVLLDISATQEGRETMLDIVERVAEVIYMPFTVGGGIKTIEDAKRLIRAGADKVSLNSSALQNPQLIQEVSRLFGVQATVVAIDAKQTGDSWGVFSHGGTQPVGRDVIEWAQEAVALGAGELLVTSMDADGTKDGYDLALIRRLREVVNVPIIASGGVGTLDHLAEGLEAGADAALAASIFHEATYTMPETKAYLKERGVEVR
- the hisH gene encoding imidazole glycerol phosphate synthase subunit HisH; its protein translation is MIAIVDYGVGNIANVERALKELGEAVIVTSDTELLDQAEALVLPGVGAYAPAMERLKETGLVDFLKEQAEKKPFLGICLGMQLLFESSDEDGLTEGLGILPGTIEKLPSDVRLPHMGWHQLTNHGEAVYFVHSYGAVCDPEWIVDAVEYGRLVPAIVQKGQVTGMQFHPEKSGEVGLKLLKEWRETTCNSTQQSI
- the hisA gene encoding 1-(5-phosphoribosyl)-5-[(5-phosphoribosylamino)methylideneamino]imidazole-4-carboxamide isomerase translates to MQLYPAIDLMSGQAVRLKQGDFDQQTFFGDALTIAKRFKEDGATAIHLIDLDGAKAGEPLHLSLIADIKKETGLFVEAGGGVRNIETVEAYVGAGIDRILVGTVALEDEALLEQMIALAGDKLAVALDAKEGIVQTRGWLEASGWTLEEAMTHLIGKGIKTFLYTDISRDGMMMGPDVDGLDRLKREGVELIASGGVTTVDDVARLKEIGMDGAVVGRALLDGSLALKEVLRVC